DNA sequence from the Eulemur rufifrons isolate Redbay chromosome 6, OSU_ERuf_1, whole genome shotgun sequence genome:
TTGTAAACTTCTGaggttttgaaaattttatttctttttttccaatcattaTGTTTCATATCTTTTCTTATCTTGCTTTGCTCTCAAGTTCTGAACAATGTGGAACAACAGTGGTGATAATGGGCACATCTCATCTTGTTCCTAACCTCAAACGAAATGCTTCCAAATGCTTTCACCTTtcactaaaattttctttaaaatcatgaatggatgttgaattttatcgaaCCTTTTCCCCACTGTATCTGAGATGCTCATGTATCTCTTGATGTACCACATTGACTGACCTTTCTGCTTTATTCACATATTTTGATTGTCTTCTAATGTTAAACCCATCTGGAATTTCTGGGATAAGGCCGTCTGGGTTCTGATAAATTCTTTTTACCTGTCACTGCATTTCGTCTGCTAGCATTTTTGtgtaggatttttgcatctaggTTCATGAGACAGGCGCATCATTTCCCCTGTTCGTGGGGTCCTTGGGAGGTTTGAGCATCAAAGTCATGCTGGCTTCACGAAGGGAGTCGGGGGCACTGGCTCGCGGGGATGCGGGATGTGGGGTCCGGGGTGCGTGGTGCAGGGCGGGAGAGCCGCGTGCGAGGCGCGCCCTCTGGCGGCCGTCGGGGGGCTCATCAGCCGAGGAGCGGATCGGCGCGCGCCTTGCCGTGGCCGTGCCGGTGACCCGCCAGGTGGCACCAAATGGTGCCAGGGCTGCGCGCGCTGAACTGCCTTCCCTGGGCCTGGACACGCGAGCAACCCATCTTCAAAGCGGAGTGCCCAGGACCCAGAGTCATTCAGCAGATCCATAACGGTGGCTTCCCGACCTTTCTGAGCTGTGAAGTTCCTGAATCTTAATCTCTTTtccagtaaaatggggataattcaCCAGCTTGTCAGGGAAATAGTTTTCAGAGCCCTTTCCTGAGTGCTTTTGTGACACAGTAAATTGCATCAAAGCACAATTCAGATTTTCCAGAGGACACCTCCACATTCTGGCCTCAGCGTTCTTGTTTTCTTGTCTCTGGTAAGCACTTGACAAATGGCAGCTAGGGGCAGGGAATTCAGGATTAACGATATTTAATTATCCAGAATGAAAGTCCACACTGGAGAGGTCTGTATGAAGGAAGCACATTTGTCCATCTTTTCATTCTTGTTCATTGtatcattattattcattttttctacatatgtttaTCAGGCACTGTGGTAGGCACAATAATGGCCACCAAAGTGGTCGacaccctaatccctggaacctctGAAGACGTTAGGTGCCATGACAGAGGGAAACACGGTTGTGGATGGAAcgaaggttgctaatcagctgactttaaggTGGGAAGGTAATCCTGGACTACCCAGGTGGGCCCAAGGTAATCACTGGTCCTTAGAAGTGGAAGGGGACGGTAGAAGAGTGGGGGATTCGGCTACGGAAGCAGGGCACAGAGAGACGCAACATTGCTGGTCTTGACGGGGCCTCTAGAGCTGGAAAGGGCAAAGAATGGATTCTCCTCTGGAGCCTCCAGTAAGGAATGaagtcctgccaacaccttgattttaacccagtGAAACCAGTGTTAGATGATGGAGCTGTAAGTTAAAAAATGGGTGAGGTTTTAAATAACCaactttctaggaatttgttacagcagcaatagcaaACTAAGAGTGTCCTTACAGATACATCCCACACCATTGGGAGAGATGGGCCCTCACCCACTCATTCATTCGCCCCTAAAGCATTTAGGAGTATTTTCTATGGCCTGCTCAGAAGGAAGGCCAGCAAGGGACAAGTGGCTGTGACTACTCGGGGTCCATGGCTAGGGCTGCAGAGAGGTCCATGAGACGGTTCTGCCGCCTCCTGCTCCCTTCCACCTCCCAGAGTTGACAGTAAGTAGTCAGTATGACAGTGTCCTCCCACGTGGTTTACAGAGGATTCCATGGCCCCCGGCACGGATCGATCATCACCGTGGGAAgagtggctcagagaggtgagatgGCCTCTCAAGTCCCCAGGGTGGGAGTGATGGGACTTGCCAGTGGCTCCTTCTGAGTAAACCTGTGCCAGCCCTGATGTAAACCAGACACGGCCCTGCAATCTGGGAGCAGCCACTCTAGTTGGGGAGAAACAAGGGATCAGAGTGGACACATTAGGTGACTTAAGtgctatggcctgaatgtttATGCttcccaaaattcctatgttgaaatcctaccccTCAAGGTGATTGGCTCATGAGagcagaaccctcatgaatgggattagtgcccttacaaaagaggcccTTGGGActcggcacggtggctcacacctgtaattccagcactttgggaggctgaggctggaggattactTGCGACCAGgacttggagaccagcctgggcaacctagcaagacccccatctctacaaaaaatttaaaaaattagctgggcatggtagtgcctGTAGTCACCTGTAGgactatagccccagctactcaggaggctgaggtgggaggatcgttggAACttaggagttagaggctgcagtgagctatgattatgccactgcattccagtctgggtgCCAGAgacccatctttaaaaaaaaaaaaagaagaagaagaagcccTTGGGAGCTCACTtgccctttccaccatgtgaagacacagctagaaggtggtGAGGAATAGAAGGACCTTGCCAGACACGGAATCTGCTGGGACcttaaccttggacttcccagcctccagaactgtgagaaataaatgtttattgtttataacCTGCCCAGTTTACGGTATTTTTATTGTAGCAGCCCAAACGGACTAAGACACTAGGAGGGcaaggctgctataacaaagaaacagaggctcagaaaacataaaagtttACTGTCCTCCCCAGTAGTCTGAGCTGAGCATTCCAAGTCAACCCGGGTCAGCTCTGCCCTGCGCAGAAACTCAGAAACCCCACGGTTTCCTGCTCTcctctaggccagtggttctcaccaGGATGAATTTGGCAATGCCTGGAAATGCTTTTGGGTGTCATTCTTTGGGGTGTGATACTtgtatctagtgggtagaggacaCGAATGCTGCTAAACGttccacaatgcacaggacagcccccacaacaaagcaCTGCCCCACCCAAAATGTCCACAGTTGGGAAGCCCTGGCTTAGGCCTGGAGAGTTGTCCTCACCTGCAAAGTCGGAGCTGGGTCACAAGCACATCCATGTTCCAgcccagaggaaggaggaagggagcacAGGTGGGCCCGGGCCCAGGAGCGGTCCTCCTCACGTCCACTCAAGTCCACTGGAGACAGCCCCCTGACATGGCCACAGCTAACTGCGGGGCGGGGTGGGTGAGGCTGGCAATGTAGTCTAGGTGCGTGCTCAGGAGGTGGGGGGAGTAGCAGATTTGGTGGCCAGCGAGCAGCCTCCATCACAGGCATCCCAACTGATACAAGAGACAAGgacggtggggggaggggggacactTAGGTAACCAGATCAGAGCTTGTGCAAAGACGCGGAGGCAGGAGAGAGCCCAACAAAGCAGGAATGCCACAGTGGTTGGCCTGGGTGGAGTCCGACAGTGGGGAGGGATGGCGAGGATGAGGATGGCGAGGCGAGTAAAAGCCAGGCTGCAGGATGCTCGAGTGCTGCCTGAGGAGTCTGGCCTTTGTTCAGAAGGCGGGGAAAGGCGTTTGCTCAGTCTCCTGACTCCTtgcccagcctccttcctccttgAAGTTGAGACCCTGTCATCTGTCTTGCATAGTCGGGACCTTGGTCACACACATTTCTGCCTGCCCTTAAGCTGCTTCCTTGATTTCCTACTTTGCCAAGATGACTGGCAGCTGCTGGAGGTCAGTCTGGTCCTCAGAGCCCAGTCACTGTCCACTGCAGACTCTCCAGCCACCCCTGACACTCCCTGACCATTGTCCACCACAGTCTCAGATTCCCCCACGCCTAGACACAGTTCCACACCTTGGCCTCCACAGGCTTCCCGGCACTGTCCTCCAcatcccccccagcccccaccttggTTCTCCAAGGCTGACTGCCCCCGAGGCCCAGACCCTGCAAGGAGCCTGTCTCTGCTGCCTGGGAGTGGGTGCTGGCTGGCAGGTGTGCATGGGCAGGACCCAAACAGCCACTAGCTTTGGTCAGGGTGAGTGTAGAGGGGACTGCAAATGGTGTGTTGTCCGCGAATGCCCACGTGGCCCTGGATTAGTCACCGTCCTGACTGGGGCTCAGGTTTCCACTTGGCACAGTGTGGATTTTGACCTCCCAGGGGTCCTGTGGGCAGTGGTGGGAGGAAGGCTGCCAGATGCCCCTCCGTCCCAAGTGACGGCTGACTTCCGGGAGGGGATCCATCTGATGACTGTCAGCCCAGCTCCGGCTCCAGCGTTTGTACAGGAAACCATGGAAACGGCAACTTGTATTTGTACCCCACTTGCTCCACTGCACAATGACTGCAGCGAGGGAGCTAAGTGTCCCGGCTTGTAAACGGGACATTGGAGCTGGGTCTGCCAGGAGGAACAGGCGTGCCTAGCTCAGTGGCCCTCAAGCCTCGCTGCACATTAGAATTCCCTGAGGAACTTTAAAAATACCTGCATGTCTGGGGCCACCCGGACCTATAAAACCAAAACCTCCAGCGATGGGCCAGTACGTAGGTagttcccaccccccacccccaccccgccggCTGATTTCCATGCGCAGCTAGGGTTCAGATGCACATAGCTGGGTGGCAGGACCGAAGGTACCCAGAGCAGGAAAGAGCGTTCTCAGCACGGAAATCCTCACGTGGTGCGGCCTGGGGCTGAGGCCGCTCATCCACCCAGCAGCCCACCCGGCCTCAGGAGACCCTGTGTCTCTGGCCACAGCTCAGCGCGGGGTTGTGCAGCGCCTTCCACATGAGCAGCATCTCGTAGGGCGCGAAGCGGTGCACAAGCAGCAGGTCGCGGTACATGCAGGGGTCGAAGGAGGGCTGCTGGGCGCCGGGCAGCTGCACGCCGAAGGGCCGGATGCCTTCGTGGCCGCTGGGCGCCAGGCCGGCGCGCTCCAGACACATACCCATGTAGGCGTCGTCGATGGGGAAGAGCGGCGTGTGCTGGGAGGCCGTGCGCAGGGCGCGGGCCGTGGCGCTGGACAGGAGGAAGCCGCCGCCGCTGCAGTACACCGGGTAGACCTGTCCCGGGAAGAGCTGCGGCGGCACGAAGTACTTGCTCCCGCTGTCACGGATGGGCACCGAGCCGTACATGAGCTGCCCGGTGAAGAGGTGGCGGTCGGGCGGCTGCGCCTGCAGGAACCCGAGCACGTTGGCGGTGTGCACGAAGACGTCGTCGTCGCCGCTGAGCAGGAAGCGCGCTTGCGGACAGCGTGCCGCCAGCCAGTCGAGCAGGAGCACGTGCTTGAGCGTGAGGTTGAGGAAGGTGTCGGCGAAGGCCCACTGCAGCACGTCGCCGTGCTCGCGCGCCTCCAGCCCCACCAGCGCCGCCAGCCGCTCGGCGCGCGCCGCGTCCTCGGGCGCCGCGGTGCCCAGCAGGAAGAGGCGGCGCACGAGCCGCCCGCCGTAGCTGCGCTCCTGCCCCCACGTGCGCCGGATGAGCTCGCGTCGCTCGTAGTGCGCGGGCGACGACTTCACGGCCAGGAGCAGGAAGACGCCGCGGCCGCCCGCGCACTTGACCGGTGCATCCCATAGCAGCGGGAAGTGGCGGCAGTGGCGGTAGCGCAGGAAGTCTTGGATCCGCGCGGGCAGCTGCTGGAAGCCGGTCACGGTGTTCGCCGAGGTGTTGGCTGCGCACTGGGGTCCCGGGTAGAGCACCACGGGCTGCGCGGCGGCCGCGGGCGCATCGGTAGGGCCGTCCCGCCTCTCCTGCTGCTGGGACCTCGGGGCTTGGAGGAGCCACTGCTGCAGTGCCAAGAAGCTCATGCCCGTCAGAAGGCAGGCCAGAGTCTTGAGGTTTATGGACCTGCGGCAGGGAAAAGCCATCTGTGGGGGAAACCGAGGTAGAGGTGAGCCAGGAGTCCTCTTTGACAACAGCGGGACGCTACCCTTCCCTCATCACGTCTCTCCCAgaacccagccccagccccttctcAACTGTGCTGTTAAGAGGTAAAAAGGAA
Encoded proteins:
- the B3GNT6 gene encoding acetylgalactosaminyl-O-glycosyl-glycoprotein beta-1,3-N-acetylglucosaminyltransferase, yielding MAFPCRRSINLKTLACLLTGMSFLALQQWLLQAPRSQQQERRDGPTDAPAAAAQPVVLYPGPQCAANTSANTVTGFQQLPARIQDFLRYRHCRHFPLLWDAPVKCAGGRGVFLLLAVKSSPAHYERRELIRRTWGQERSYGGRLVRRLFLLGTAAPEDAARAERLAALVGLEAREHGDVLQWAFADTFLNLTLKHVLLLDWLAARCPQARFLLSGDDDVFVHTANVLGFLQAQPPDRHLFTGQLMYGSVPIRDSGSKYFVPPQLFPGQVYPVYCSGGGFLLSSATARALRTASQHTPLFPIDDAYMGMCLERAGLAPSGHEGIRPFGVQLPGAQQPSFDPCMYRDLLLVHRFAPYEMLLMWKALHNPALSCGQRHRVS